AAGCACATAAAAAGATTTATAATTATTTTGAAAAAAAGTCCCTGTTATCAATGTGCGTTCGTAAACTTTTGAAGAAACGTTTATTTTTCCAGAAGCATCTATTATTGCCGACACTCCGGTATTTGCGGCAATTATTACCGCTTTGCGGCTTTCAACCGCTCGGAAAACATTTGCAGAAAAATGTTTATACGGAGCCGAAGAATCAAGAAACCATGCATCATTTGTATGGTTGGTTAAAACCTTTGCTCCCGATAAAACAAAGCGGCTTACGATATCGGGAAACAGATTTTCTGAACAAATTAAAGCACCTACTGAAAGTTCGCCGTCACTAAAAACATTTGTATCACTGCCTTCAATTGAATCATCATTTTTATCAGCTATATCAAAAAAATCCGCTACCCATCTCGGTATAGGCATATATTCACCAAAAGGTATGAGATGATTCTTAAAGTGCATATCTCGATAACCGCCTGCACCGTCAAAATAAAAAACTGCATTAAACAGATTTCCCAGTCCGTCTAAATACGGAGCTCCTATAATATTGAATCCTCCCGCCGTTTTTGTGATTTTATCAGCAAATACGTAAGAGACATCATCGGCAGGAATCAAATTTATTATTTCACTTTCCGACCATACATTAAGATCTGCTCCGATTTTTGACAATTCGATTGCAAAATCATCAAGAATTTTTGATGTTTCCAACTTATAAGAGTTGTCAAGTTTTTTATACTGTTCTATATTGGATTGCACCACGGCTGCAGTATGTTCTTTTTCTCCAAAATCCTGAAATAAGTGGTATCTGATTATTCCGAAAATAAGAACTGCGCAGAAAATAAACACTGCCGAGGCAATGTAAGATTTTTTTTTATCCGCTATGCCGAAATACAACAAGCCATTTATAAGTATTATTACAAAAGAAATTCCATAAATGCCGGTAAATTCTGAAATTTGTACAATATATGTAAATAAATATTGGCTATAACTTATAATAAGCCACGGCCATTGTCCCAATATATAAGTGCGTATATACTCAATAATTATCCATAAGCATGCGGACAAAATAATAAATAACCAGGGTTTTGAACAATATTTTTTTATAATTGCACAAAACAGTCCCCATAAACCCCAATACGCCGCAAAATAAGCACAAAATGCAGTATAAAATATTATTGAAATCGCATAATCTTCGGAAAATAAATAGATGGTATCAACCAGCCAATAGTTAGCTTGCGCATTAAAAACAACACCTGCTAAAAAAGCATAAAAAAATGAAGAAACAGCAGACGATCTAAAAATTACGCAAATAAGAGGAACAAAAGCAACCCAAGTCAAAAAAATAAAATTGGTTTTAGGGAAAGATGCAGCGAGCGCAATACCCGTAAATATGCATAATGCAATATATTTATAAATTTGTCTCATTGCTATTTTTTAATATATGCCTTCTTAAAAAAACAATTATGACAAAAAAGAAAATAAAAAATATACAAATGACAGAAAAAACATCTCCGTAAAGCATATAAAAAGTCAGATAGTCGTTTTGGTAAAAAGTTCCGGTTATTATCGCTCTTTCGTAAACGCCCGTCGAAACAGCTATTTTTCCCGATGCGTCTATTATGGCTGAAACTCCAGTATTTGCGGCAACTATTATCGCTTTACGGCTTTCTACTGCTCTGATCACATTTGCCATGAAGTGTTTGTACGGCCCAGACGAATCTAAAAACCATGCATCATTGCTGTTGCTTGTCAAAACTTTCGCTCCGGCTAAAACAAACCGCCTGCTGAGTTCAGGAAAGAAATTTTCCGTGCATATCAGAGAACCTGCGTAAATATCTCCATCGGTAAAAACAACAGTGTCATAGCCTTTGACTTTATTTAAATCAATATTATCCGCGCCTATTGTAATATATTTCGATAAACCAAGCGGCAGATATTCGCCGAAAGGGATAAGATGATTTTTTGTATGCATCGAAACATATCCGCCGTTGCCGTCAAAATAGAATACTGCTCCGAACAGTCTTCCGGTGCCGTCAAGATACGGAGCGCCTATGATATTGAATCCTCCCGCCGTTTTTGCAATTTTATCCGCAAAAATATAGGATTCTATGTCAGCAGGAATAAGATTTATTATCTCGCTTTCTGACCATACGTTAAGATCTGCACCTATTTCTGACAATTTTTCCGCAGCTTCTTCAAGTTTCAAAGTTGTCTCGGTTTTATACGAATTATCGAGTTTTTTATATTGTTCGATATTAGACTGTACAGCTGCCACGGTATATTCTTTATCACCGAAATTTCTGAACGAATTGTATCTGAATATTCCGAAAATCACTACAAAAACAAATAAAGCTGCCGCGGCAAGCAGATAAGTTTTTTTTCTTTTGAAAACCGCAAAATATAAAAATCCATTTATAAGCATTATGACAAAAGAAACGCCGTAAACGCCCGTAAATTCCGCTATCTGTATTATATATGTAAACAAATATTGGCTGTAGCCTAATAATGTCCAGGGCCAGCCTGTCAAAGCGTATGTTTTTATATATTCAAGAACAACCCACAGACAAGCCGACACAAGTACAAAAAGCCACGGTTTATAACAGTATCGTTTTATAAATGAAGAAAGCGCTCCCCAGATACCCCAGTATAATGAAAAATATAAACAAAGCGCGCCGTAAAAAAAGAACGCGATAAAATAATTGCCGGACAACAGCCGCACACTGTCGAGAACAAAGAAAACGCATAGCATATTTGCAACCAAGCTGGACAGAAAAGTGTAAAAGAAAGACTGCCTGACAGAAGAGTTAAAAATAATATGAAAAAGAGGAATTAAGGCTGCCCACATTAAAAAAAACAGGTTTATTTTTGGAAAAGAAAAAGCTGACAAAAACCCTGTAGATATGCTAAGCAATATGAAAAGATTCTTTTGTTTTAATTTCATTATAAAAACCTAATACTTAACTATGCTGCAAAACTAAAGGTTTGCTCCGCAGCATTTTTTATATTTTTTACCGCTGCCACAAGGACACGGATCGTTCCTTCCTATTTTATTTATGTCTCCAGCTTTAATTTTTTTATTTTGTTTGCTATCCAAGACTAAATTATGATTAATTTTATTTCCCTGCCCTTTTAAAGCCGCATCCTGAAGCGGTTTCATGATTCCCTGCGGTCTTATTTCGACATGAACTTTAAATATGTATTCTATCGTGCTTTCTCTTATTCTTTTCATCATCGACTCAAACAAGGCAAAAGACTCTCTCTGATATTCTATTTTTGGATCTTTCTGAGCATAGGCTCTAAACCCTATTCCTCTTCTCACTTGATCGAGTTCATACAAGTGATCTTTCCATGAAGAATCTATCATTTGCAGTAATACCATTCTCTGAATATGCGATAATAGCTCAGGAGTAAGCTGCTCTTTTCTTTTTTCATAAGATTCCATTACTTTTTCGTAAATGTCTTCTTTTAAAGCATCTTGAGTTATGTAATTTAAAGCATCTTCATTTTCCAGTTTATATTTTATCGTAAAAGTTCTTTGCAGCCAGGCTTCTATGCTTGCCCAATCCCATTCTTCTGCATATTTTGCCGAAGCCCAAAGCTGAACTTTTTCGTCAACGGACTCATTTATCATGTCTTTAATCGTGTCGGTTACGTCTTCGCCTTCAAGAATTTCATTTCTAAGTCTGTAAACAGCTTCTCTTTGTTTGTTCATGACATTATCGAAATCTATGAGCTGTTTTCTTATGTCAAAATTCATGCCTTCTACTTTTCTCTGCGCACCTTCGACGGCTTTAGATATCCACGGATGCTGAATGTCTTCACCCCTTTTAAGTCCGAGTTTATCCATCATATAAGCCATTCTGTCAGAACCGAAAAGCCTCATCAGTTCGTCTTCCATAGAGAGAAAAAACCGAGAAGAACCTGGATCGCCCTGCCTTCCGGCACGGCCTCTGAGCTGATTATCGATTCTTCGCGATTCATGTCTTTCTGTACCTATTATGTGCAGCCCTCCGAAAGATTTAACTTCTTCATTTTGTACTGGATCTCCCGCACCGAGAACTATATCTGTACCTCTTCCCGCCATATTTGTCGCTATGGTTACCGCACTTTTTGCTCCTGCCTGAGCGATAATTTGCGCTTCAAGTTCATGATATTTTGCATTTAAAACCTGATGCGGAATTCCTTTCTTTCTTAACATTGAAGCGATTTTTTCAGATTTTTCAATCGATCTCGTTCCGACCAAAACGGGCTGCCCTTTTCTCCAGCACTGTTCAACCTCATTTACAATGGCTTCATCTTTTTCCTGCTCAGTTTTATAAATTACATCTGGAAAATCTTTTCTTATCATCGGATTATTCGTCGGAACTTCCACGACTCCGAGTTTATAAATTTCCCAAAATTCTGCCGATTCCGTTGAAGCCGTACCCGTCATACCAGAAATTTTGTCATACATTCTGAAAAAATTCTGAAATGTGATCGTCGCAAGAGTTTGATTCTCTTCGGCTATTTTCAAATTTTCTTTTGCTTCTACAGCTTGATGAAGACCGTCTGACCATCTTCTTCCGGGCATAAGCCTCCCTGTAAATTCGTCAACGATTATCACTTCGCCGTCTTTTACGACATATTCCACATCTCTGTGATACAAATTATGCGCTCTTACCGCCTGCGTCAAATGATGTACCCATTCCGACTGCAAATCGTCATAAATATTTTTAATTCCCAAAACTTTTTCGGCTTTTTGTATCCCCTGCTCCGTCATGACTACGGTATGATTTTTTTCATCAACCAAATAATCGTATCCGACGGACAAATCGACGCCGTCATATTTCGCTTTTATTTCTTCCGCTTCGGTGATTTTTCTGCCTTTTAAGAGAGGCACTATTCTGTTGCATACGTAATATTTGTCCGTTGCCTGATCTCCAGCTCCAGAAATAATCAAAGGCGTTCTAGCTTCATCGATTAGAATCGAATCGACTTCATCTATAATCGCGTAATTAAGCGGCCGCAAAACTCTGTCTTCTTTGGTAATAACCATATTGTCCCTTAGATAGTCGAAACCGAGCTCGTTATTAGTAACATAAGTTATATCGCATTTATAAGCCGACCGCCTTTCTTCATTAGAAATATCATGCGAAACATTTCCTACGGTAAGTCCCAATTTTTCATGTATCGAACCCATCCACTCTTTATCCCTTTTCGCTAAATAGTCATTTACTGTAACAATATGCACGCCTTTTCCCGGCAAAGCATTTAAATACGAAGCGAGCGTGGCAACTAAAGTTTTGCCTTCGCCAGTACGCATTTCTGCTATTTTGCCTTTATGTAAAATGTATCCGCCTATAAGCTGAACGTCAAAATGTCTGAGACCTATAGTCCTGATGGAAGCTTCTCTTACACATGCAAAAGCTTCAGGAAGAATATCATCGAGAGTCTCGCCTTTCGTAAGTCTTTCCCTGAACTCCGCTGTTTTTGCTTTCAGTTCTTCATCAGAAAGTTTTTGAATTGAGGTCTCCAATTCGTTAATTTTTTCCACTATCGGCTTTATCGCCTTAATGTCTCTTTCATTTTGAGAACCAAAAATTGCGCTCAAAATACTTTTTAACATTTATTTTCCCCTTAAATAAATTATTTTATTAAACAATAATTATATAATTTATTAAGATAAAAAAGAAGCTTTAGAAGCACAAAAAATTTACTATTTCATGAAATGCGACATGATTACATTTGAGATAAAAATCATATTTTTTGGAAGTTTGACTCTGCCGTTTTCATTTATAAGCTTATTTTCCCTGAGAAGCTTTTGAAGAGCTTTTTTGTTTGACTCATTTTTAAAGGTATTTATGTCGGCGCCTTTATCAAGCAGGCGTAGTCCAAGCATTATTGCCTCCGCTTCATAATCTGTGTCATCTATAAAGTCATTTTCCTGTTTTACCGGCAATCCTTTCACAATCAGTTCCATATATTTATCAACGTCTATGATGTTTAAATATCTGAATCGGTTTTCATAGCCGGCGGCACCCGCACCGACAGCTATATATTCAAAGTTGCGCCAATAATTGCCATTATGCAGCGATTCTTTTCCGAGTTTCGCCCAATTCGATATCTCATAATGATTAAAACTATTGTCAGCCAAAATTTTTACGGCTACTTCATACATCTCTCTCTGTAAATCTTCGTCAACAGAAATGCCAGAATTAAAAAAAGGAGTATGTTCTTCAATATTTAAAGGATAAAGCGAAACGTGTCCGCAGCCAAATTTTACGGCCGTGTTCAAATCGTTCTCCCAATCAGAAACAGACTGTCCAGGTAAACCGTAAATCAAATCCAAATTAAAATTGTCAAATCCAGATTTAACGGCGGATTCATAGGCTTTTTCGAATGTAGCAAAATTATGAACTCTACCTATTTTTTTCAACATCTCGTCATCAACCGACTGAAGTCCCATGCTCAGCCTATTTACCCCAAATTCTTTAAGAATTTTAAGTTTATCGCATGACGTAGATTCTGGGTTTAATTCAAAAGTGAACTCTTTTAACGATCTCGTTTCGAAATTATCATTTACGGCTTTAAGAAGCGTTGAGATTTGTCTCTCGGAAAGTACTGAAGGAGTGCCTCCTCCGATATAAGCGGTGTCAATTTTTCTGTTTTTATGCTGCCCACAGTGCATAGACAGCGATTGCACATACTGTGAAGCTTTTTTTTCTTCGTATTCAACGGAGAAAAAATCACAGTAAAAACATTTTTGTTTGCAAAATGGTATGTGAATATATAATCCGAGCATATAAAAAAGCGCCGTTTTTCTAGACGGCACTTTTGAACACATTTATTTTTCCACTATTTTTGGAAGTTTTGCAGGATCTTTAAAAAGCTCCGCAATACCGCCTATTGAAGCTGTAACTCCAGTAGTTTCCAAAGGCAAAAATATTTTAGTTGCTTTTCCATCGGCAACTTTAGACAGAGCTTCAAGATATTTTATCGCGATAAGATCATTCGTGGGGTTTCCGTCATGGATTGCATTGTACACTACCTCAATTTGATATTTTTCGGCTTCGGCAACTTTCCTGATGGCTTCTGCTTCGCCTGTAGCTTCAAGAACCTGCTTTTCTTTCGTCGCTTCCGCTTCAAGAATAACAGCTTGTTTTGTTCCTTCAGCTTTAAGAATCGCAGCCTGCCTCAAACCTTCGGCTTCCAGAATATTCGCCCTCTTTTCTCTTTCGGCTTTCATCTGTTTTGACATTGCATCGGTAATATCTCTTGGCGGGTCGATTTTCTGTATTTCAACTCTTGTAACTTTAACGCCCCATTTATCAGTAGCCTCATCCATAACGACTCTCAATTGCGTGTTTATCTTTTCTCTTGACGTAAGAGTACTGTCCAATTCCATATCACCTATAACATTTCTAAGATTTGTCTGCGCAAGCTTTAAAGCCGCAAGAGCAAAATTCGCGATATTATAGACGACTCTGAAAGGGTCGGTTATCTGAAAATAAATAATAGCGTCAACAACTACTGTAACGTTATCTTTAGTTATAACACTTTGAGGTGGGACGTCAATAACCTGTTCTCTCATGTCGACTTTTCTAAGATTCTGGAAGAAAGGAATGATAATCGCTACTCCCGGATCTTCAGTTTTACTGTATTTTCCCAAAGTTTCCACAAGACCCTTTTCATGCTGCCTTATAATGTTTACCGAACTTGCAACTAAAATAATAACCGCAAAAACAATTACTAAAATTAACATCAGTATCCCGCTTCCCATAAACACCTCCTTAAAAATTCATTTTTTCCTTACTATAACTCTTGTTCCTTTTACAGAAATTATTTCCACAATACTCCCTTTTTCTATCTCTTCACTTTCAGAAAAAGCGCTCCATATCTCACCCATAACTTTCACAAAACCTTGAG
The window above is part of the Candidatus Endomicrobium procryptotermitis genome. Proteins encoded here:
- the lnt gene encoding apolipoprotein N-acyltransferase, which gives rise to MRQIYKYIALCIFTGIALAASFPKTNFIFLTWVAFVPLICVIFRSSAVSSFFYAFLAGVVFNAQANYWLVDTIYLFSEDYAISIIFYTAFCAYFAAYWGLWGLFCAIIKKYCSKPWLFIILSACLWIIIEYIRTYILGQWPWLIISYSQYLFTYIVQISEFTGIYGISFVIILINGLLYFGIADKKKSYIASAVFIFCAVLIFGIIRYHLFQDFGEKEHTAAVVQSNIEQYKKLDNSYKLETSKILDDFAIELSKIGADLNVWSESEIINLIPADDVSYVFADKITKTAGGFNIIGAPYLDGLGNLFNAVFYFDGAGGYRDMHFKNHLIPFGEYMPIPRWVADFFDIADKNDDSIEGSDTNVFSDGELSVGALICSENLFPDIVSRFVLSGAKVLTNHTNDAWFLDSSAPYKHFSANVFRAVESRKAVIIAANTGVSAIIDASGKINVSSKVYERTLITGTFFQNNYKSFYVLYGDVFIKICIVFVALFMAVTFFKRYKSKNGAKANL
- the lnt gene encoding apolipoprotein N-acyltransferase, which encodes MKLKQKNLFILLSISTGFLSAFSFPKINLFFLMWAALIPLFHIIFNSSVRQSFFYTFLSSLVANMLCVFFVLDSVRLLSGNYFIAFFFYGALCLYFSLYWGIWGALSSFIKRYCYKPWLFVLVSACLWVVLEYIKTYALTGWPWTLLGYSQYLFTYIIQIAEFTGVYGVSFVIMLINGFLYFAVFKRKKTYLLAAAALFVFVVIFGIFRYNSFRNFGDKEYTVAAVQSNIEQYKKLDNSYKTETTLKLEEAAEKLSEIGADLNVWSESEIINLIPADIESYIFADKIAKTAGGFNIIGAPYLDGTGRLFGAVFYFDGNGGYVSMHTKNHLIPFGEYLPLGLSKYITIGADNIDLNKVKGYDTVVFTDGDIYAGSLICTENFFPELSRRFVLAGAKVLTSNSNDAWFLDSSGPYKHFMANVIRAVESRKAIIVAANTGVSAIIDASGKIAVSTGVYERAIITGTFYQNDYLTFYMLYGDVFSVICIFFIFFFVIIVFLRRHILKNSNETNL
- the hemW gene encoding radical SAM family heme chaperone HemW, with protein sequence MCSKVPSRKTALFYMLGLYIHIPFCKQKCFYCDFFSVEYEEKKASQYVQSLSMHCGQHKNRKIDTAYIGGGTPSVLSERQISTLLKAVNDNFETRSLKEFTFELNPESTSCDKLKILKEFGVNRLSMGLQSVDDEMLKKIGRVHNFATFEKAYESAVKSGFDNFNLDLIYGLPGQSVSDWENDLNTAVKFGCGHVSLYPLNIEEHTPFFNSGISVDEDLQREMYEVAVKILADNSFNHYEISNWAKLGKESLHNGNYWRNFEYIAVGAGAAGYENRFRYLNIIDVDKYMELIVKGLPVKQENDFIDDTDYEAEAIMLGLRLLDKGADINTFKNESNKKALQKLLRENKLINENGRVKLPKNMIFISNVIMSHFMK
- a CDS encoding SPFH/Band 7/PHB domain protein, which codes for MGSGILMLILVIVFAVIILVASSVNIIRQHEKGLVETLGKYSKTEDPGVAIIIPFFQNLRKVDMREQVIDVPPQSVITKDNVTVVVDAIIYFQITDPFRVVYNIANFALAALKLAQTNLRNVIGDMELDSTLTSREKINTQLRVVMDEATDKWGVKVTRVEIQKIDPPRDITDAMSKQMKAEREKRANILEAEGLRQAAILKAEGTKQAVILEAEATKEKQVLEATGEAEAIRKVAEAEKYQIEVVYNAIHDGNPTNDLIAIKYLEALSKVADGKATKIFLPLETTGVTASIGGIAELFKDPAKLPKIVEK